One Hordeum vulgare subsp. vulgare chromosome 4H, MorexV3_pseudomolecules_assembly, whole genome shotgun sequence DNA window includes the following coding sequences:
- the LOC123447838 gene encoding protein TRIGALACTOSYLDIACYLGLYCEROL 5, chloroplastic — MGAAKRSGGQKGLLWRLPEVTSRELGKIGPAFGLGIGCGAGAGVGFFGGAGLGYGFPGLTLGFGVGAGCGIGFGFGYGLGKGIAYDDKKSHSNIGKMFQETPNLPKDTIAGLFDELVVNTKKLATATSKQIEKWH; from the exons ATGGGGGCGGCGAAGAGAAGCGGGGGTCAGAAGGGGCTCCTCTGGAGGCTGCCGGAGGTAACCTCAAGGGAGCTCGGCAAGATCGGCCCCGCCTTCGGGCTCGGCATCGGCtgcggcgccggcgccggagtCGGCTTCTTCGGCG GTGCAGGATTAGGTTATGGATTTCCTGGACTCACTTTAGGCTTTGGAGTTGGAGCTGGCTGTGGTATAGGATTTGGTTTTGGTTATGGCTTGGGCAAAGGAATTGCTTATGATGATAAGAAAAGTCATTCAAACATTGGTAAAATGTTTCAGGAAACTCCAAATCTGCCTAA GGACACCATTGCTGGTTTGTTTGACGAGTTGGTCGTAAACACCAAAAAGCTTGCCACCGCAACTTCAAAACAAATTGAAAAATGGCACTGA